The following are encoded in a window of Gaiellales bacterium genomic DNA:
- a CDS encoding inositol-3-phosphate synthase, translating to MRVAIVGVGNCASALVQGVHYYRDAKPDEFVPGLMHTDLGGYHVCDIEFSAAFDVDADKVGHDLSA from the coding sequence GTGCGCGTCGCCATCGTCGGTGTCGGCAACTGCGCGTCGGCTCTTGTTCAGGGTGTGCACTATTACCGCGACGCGAAGCCGGACGAGTTCGTGCCCGGGTTGATGCATACCGATCTGGGTGGGTATCACGTCTGCGATATCGAGTTTTCGGCGGCCTTCGATGTCGATGCCGATAAGGTCGGTCACGATCTGTCTGCC